The bacterium genomic sequence CTATCTTATTCTTTAGGTCAAGCATGAACCATTATACCAGCTTTTGTCCTTGTGTGCCTCTTAGCAAAAGTTGGAGAATAGGCTTCAATTCTGCGCATAGCTTGCCTATCATAGACTCTTTCATCACAATCCGGACACACATAGAACTCTAACGATGG encodes the following:
- a CDS encoding YgiT-type zinc finger protein, translating into MIKIAICPSCGSNKIKKVKQDWTEKYQGRSYTVPSLEFYVCPDCDERVYDRQAMRRIEAYSPTFAKRHTRTKAGIMVHA